In Candidatus Hydrogenedens sp., one genomic interval encodes:
- a CDS encoding enoyl-CoA hydratase-related protein, with amino-acid sequence MSYQYLLTEKVNASFWIILNRPKANALSRELLAEIYNAIEEAEKDPNVRAVIITGGEGKFFAAGADIPTIAEDLDNPMGEGKMLAQGIKTMDRIEACTKPVIAAINGFALGGGCELALACHIRIASANATMGQPEINLGIIPGWGGTFRLPRVIGEGRAMDLILTGRSISAEEALQYGLVSKVIPPEELKRTAQELADLLASKPPVALRELILLQKKRIAEPSHAADYEKSAFEKCAKSSDAREGVEAFLNKRTPQFKGV; translated from the coding sequence ATGAGTTATCAGTATCTACTAACAGAGAAAGTAAATGCGAGTTTCTGGATTATACTGAACCGACCCAAAGCGAATGCTCTTTCTCGGGAACTATTGGCAGAAATTTACAACGCTATTGAAGAAGCCGAGAAAGACCCGAATGTGAGGGCTGTGATTATCACGGGAGGTGAAGGAAAATTTTTTGCGGCAGGTGCAGATATTCCGACCATAGCAGAGGATTTAGATAACCCAATGGGAGAAGGGAAAATGCTTGCTCAGGGGATAAAAACGATGGACCGTATTGAAGCATGCACAAAGCCGGTGATTGCTGCGATTAACGGGTTTGCTTTAGGTGGAGGATGTGAATTAGCACTTGCCTGCCATATTCGAATTGCTTCGGCAAATGCAACAATGGGTCAACCTGAAATTAATTTGGGTATTATTCCCGGTTGGGGTGGGACATTTCGTCTTCCCCGTGTTATAGGAGAAGGTAGAGCCATGGATTTAATACTAACAGGTAGAAGCATATCCGCCGAAGAGGCGTTACAATATGGCTTGGTGAGCAAGGTTATTCCTCCTGAAGAGTTGAAAAGAACAGCACAAGAATTAGCAGACCTACTTGCAAGCAAGCCACCCGTGGCTCTTCGTGAACTCATTTTATTGCAGAAAAAGCGAATAGCAGAACCGTCTCATGCGGCAGATTACGAAAAATCAGCCTTTGAGAAATGTGCCAAATCGTCAGATGCTCGAGAAGGTGTAGAAGCATTCTTAAATAAACGCACACCCCAGTTTAAGGGTGTATAA
- a CDS encoding DUF2961 domain-containing protein, whose amino-acid sequence MFINIPMNHLFTPSLAQSRAITPENRTGEKGKGGMATEGPASSCARDLGQGWKISPYIKIPAGTTEILADIQDSGIIQHIWLTPTGNWRHQILRFYWDNEENPSIETPLGDFFGMGWCEYAPLNSLAICVNPGSAFNGYFPMPFRKRCKITLENIGFEEVVLYYQIDYCLTDVSENTLYLHAHWHRENPLPYKKVYTLLDNVCGKGKYVGTYLAWQSNNCGWWGEGEVKFYIDGDTWPTICGTGTEDYFCGSYNFDRGGQYVPFCTPYSGLHQVIKPDGSYRSQQRFGMYRWHITDPICFDKDLRVTLQALGWRSGGRYLPLQDDIASVAYWYQTEPHQPYSTLPNRDFLEVI is encoded by the coding sequence ATGTTTATTAATATCCCGATGAACCATTTATTTACTCCATCCCTTGCACAATCTCGAGCCATCACCCCCGAAAACCGCACAGGAGAAAAAGGAAAAGGAGGTATGGCAACAGAAGGACCCGCTTCCTCCTGTGCACGCGATTTAGGCCAGGGATGGAAAATATCCCCTTATATAAAAATACCTGCAGGCACAACAGAAATCCTTGCAGACATTCAGGATTCGGGAATCATTCAGCATATCTGGCTAACCCCTACAGGGAATTGGCGACATCAGATATTAAGGTTCTATTGGGACAATGAAGAAAATCCAAGTATTGAAACACCATTAGGCGACTTTTTCGGGATGGGCTGGTGTGAATATGCACCTTTAAATTCTCTGGCAATATGTGTCAATCCCGGCAGTGCATTCAATGGCTACTTCCCTATGCCATTTCGAAAACGATGCAAAATAACTCTGGAGAATATTGGCTTCGAGGAAGTAGTCCTGTATTATCAAATTGATTATTGCCTTACCGATGTTTCAGAAAATACTTTATACCTGCACGCACACTGGCACCGTGAAAATCCACTCCCCTATAAAAAGGTTTATACACTGTTAGATAATGTTTGCGGAAAAGGGAAATATGTCGGCACTTATCTGGCGTGGCAGTCCAACAATTGTGGCTGGTGGGGAGAAGGAGAGGTAAAATTTTACATTGATGGCGATACCTGGCCTACCATCTGCGGAACCGGTACAGAAGATTATTTCTGCGGCTCATATAATTTTGACCGTGGAGGACAATATGTCCCCTTTTGCACGCCATATTCAGGCTTACACCAAGTTATAAAGCCCGATGGCTCTTACCGTTCCCAGCAAAGGTTTGGAATGTATCGCTGGCACATCACGGACCCCATCTGTTTTGACAAGGACCTTCGCGTTACTCTACAAGCATTAGGTTGGCGTAGTGGCGGGCGATATTTGCCCCTCCAAGACGATATAGCCTCTGTGGCTTATTGGTATCAAACCGAACCCCATCAACCTTATTCTACTTTACCAAACCGCGATTTCCTGGAAGTCATTTAA
- a CDS encoding PASTA domain-containing protein — protein MKHRFFLLSFMLVVILTAFPCFAGEKISFRLRIQVQGGGTVNPGVGDFYYEAGTYAFINAVPNADWAFDHWEGAITGTDLFAQIRMDGNRTVTAVFVPAVWRLTLEHIGNATGFTSFSPGVYGFKDGDKVSLSAGTSPGVYFGGWRGDVASNEEFIQFVMNSNKYITARFTNTGYTLNISVIGPGGTTPLHGTPHRYSEGLSIFVYSYSNDPLWRFDHWEGDIGNNEPRYYILLELTMDQDRNITAVFIEKPWYNLKLEIIGEGGVSFTKGFEEPIILSTGIHEFSIIEWTYIRCERIITSPTWKFLRWEGDFGDTLPTYQRCAFSMDRDRYVRCIFTNLTQVPNVIGTSRNTAETIITSTDLTVGDITELCSDDYPSGYVIDQNPSAGTTVEIGNSVSLWVSTGPCPVSVPNVIGMSRGEAEDIIVAANLKLGSITEQCNDEIEQDRVISQNPSAGEQLSPGSFVNIVVSSGPCPEGIIEGEGVTEGEGIIEGEGAVEGEGCIWTATCPNFDYEGMKIGSYVGQLWANCDVNQSAIPDAWEIEVVKYLLCNPQGIWENEFICKFIENYQQLQKEPYFHSSYYLFRHVLTGLLTIGTNIDVIKDRFLLSKNYSAFEYPSDNFPLLPDADIDNDGLTNYEEYLMVAELNGNKDAFVKNIFNPSLIPPIHTGDINQDNKIDLGELLRIIQFLNSSGFHCEEGTEDGYAPGYDESFDFSCPRHAADYLPPDWHISLEEILRMIQFFNSNGYRVCPFISEDNYCPIFLN, from the coding sequence ATGAAACATAGATTTTTCCTCCTATCATTTATGCTCGTTGTTATTCTCACAGCGTTCCCTTGTTTTGCTGGGGAAAAAATTTCGTTCCGTCTGCGAATTCAAGTTCAAGGTGGAGGGACAGTAAATCCCGGTGTCGGAGATTTCTATTATGAAGCCGGGACATACGCATTTATAAACGCTGTCCCGAATGCCGACTGGGCATTTGACCACTGGGAGGGTGCTATTACCGGGACGGATTTGTTCGCTCAAATTCGCATGGATGGCAATAGAACCGTAACTGCGGTATTTGTCCCTGCGGTTTGGCGGTTAACTTTAGAGCATATTGGTAATGCTACGGGTTTCACATCGTTCTCGCCGGGAGTTTACGGTTTTAAGGATGGAGATAAGGTCTCTTTAAGTGCTGGTACATCGCCGGGTGTTTATTTTGGGGGTTGGAGGGGTGATGTTGCCAGTAATGAAGAGTTTATTCAGTTTGTTATGAATTCTAACAAATATATAACCGCACGCTTTACCAATACAGGCTATACGCTTAATATCAGTGTAATAGGACCCGGGGGAACAACTCCTTTGCATGGGACACCGCATCGTTATTCGGAAGGTTTATCTATTTTTGTCTACTCTTATTCAAATGACCCATTATGGCGGTTTGACCATTGGGAAGGGGATATCGGTAATAATGAACCCCGATACTATATTTTGTTGGAATTAACTATGGACCAGGACCGAAATATTACGGCGGTATTCATTGAAAAACCCTGGTATAACCTTAAATTGGAGATAATTGGCGAAGGAGGTGTTTCTTTTACAAAAGGTTTTGAAGAGCCCATAATTTTATCCACAGGTATCCACGAATTTAGTATTATTGAGTGGACATATATCCGATGTGAAAGAATAATAACTTCGCCTACATGGAAATTCCTCCGCTGGGAAGGGGATTTCGGCGATACATTACCTACCTATCAGCGGTGCGCCTTTTCTATGGACAGGGACCGTTATGTCCGTTGTATTTTTACCAATTTGACCCAAGTGCCGAATGTTATAGGGACAAGTCGCAATACCGCAGAAACGATTATAACAAGCACGGATTTAACTGTCGGGGATATTACAGAATTATGTAGTGATGATTATCCTTCGGGATATGTTATAGACCAGAACCCATCCGCAGGGACAACGGTGGAGATAGGAAATTCTGTATCGCTCTGGGTGTCCACAGGACCCTGCCCTGTATCGGTACCGAATGTGATTGGAATGTCTCGAGGAGAAGCAGAAGATATAATCGTAGCCGCCAATTTAAAATTAGGGAGCATAACAGAGCAATGCAATGATGAAATAGAACAGGATAGAGTTATTAGTCAAAATCCCTCCGCCGGGGAACAATTATCCCCCGGTAGTTTTGTAAATATTGTGGTATCTTCGGGACCCTGTCCCGAAGGGATAATAGAAGGTGAAGGAGTAACGGAAGGCGAAGGGATAATAGAAGGTGAAGGAGCAGTGGAAGGCGAAGGTTGTATCTGGACGGCAACATGCCCCAATTTTGATTATGAAGGGATGAAAATAGGAAGTTATGTTGGACAGTTATGGGCTAACTGTGATGTTAATCAGTCCGCTATCCCAGACGCATGGGAAATAGAAGTAGTCAAATACCTGCTTTGCAACCCTCAGGGGATATGGGAAAATGAGTTTATCTGTAAGTTTATCGAGAACTATCAACAACTACAAAAAGAGCCCTATTTCCACTCTTCCTATTATCTTTTTCGTCATGTCTTGACAGGACTTCTAACCATCGGAACAAATATAGATGTTATAAAGGATAGATTTTTACTCTCAAAAAACTATTCTGCCTTTGAGTATCCATCGGATAATTTTCCGTTACTGCCCGATGCCGATATTGATAATGATGGATTAACCAACTATGAGGAATATCTCATGGTAGCTGAACTTAATGGGAATAAAGATGCCTTTGTTAAAAATATTTTCAATCCTTCGCTTATCCCTCCCATTCACACCGGGGATATAAATCAGGATAACAAGATAGATTTGGGAGAATTACTTCGCATTATTCAGTTTTTAAATTCTTCCGGATTTCATTGTGAAGAAGGAACGGAAGATGGTTATGCACCGGGTTATGACGAAAGTTTTGATTTCTCCTGTCCCCGACATGCTGCTGATTATTTACCCCCAGACTGGCATATCAGCCTTGAAGAAATTCTTCGTATGATACAGTTTTTTAATTCAAACGGCTATCGGGTTTGCCCGTTTATTTCAGAAGATAACTACTGTCCCATTTTTTTGAATTAA
- a CDS encoding homocysteine S-methyltransferase family protein — protein MRFLDYIQEQILIIDGATGTMVQDLNLGVEYYGGEPYRMLTDLINFSAPEAMKSIHRAYFEAGSSAVETNTFGASHLRLSEYDFTELDTKIFPSNPYNITLQKINHKEWSYYLSRRGAEIACEAREEYRHSHKYDNRPLFILGSVGPSNRVLTFSRAGLTPSTFEEIRENFRIQIKGLLDGGVDVVLFETQQDILELKAGIFGARDAMRECGKHVPVIAQITVDPFARMQIFNTDIHSALVSIEALGIDVFGINCSIGPDLMQTAVEKMSRYAHVPLSTIPNAGLPQSEAGKTVFRFAPKPFAEILSSLALEYGLNIVGGCCGTRPEHIAELVERLKGKKPATRNPSDKIFITGVQKAVALDAERSLIRIGERLNVRGSKKVREAVETDNGIDMDALEEVAREQIDDLGCEIIDVCMDSNHVNTVKTLSRVVHQISADIKGAMCIDSFQPDALIEAVRYYAGVPILNSISLEEVEAGKTKLDILLPPTKDFGCFYVALCTDSKGPADTVERKITLAKQIVEKAKNYGVPTHRLFIDVNVFPIGAEPNETQNYALETLQGIEQVRKELPDAFTIIGVGNLTNGLAQKPHMRKVLTSVFLDEARKRGLHSAILNPQHYVFVENLDPEDYRLAKKIIFERDMECFAILEERALSLKQKETFKKNNYDELPLETAICEKIKDGFKERGKGQVEFQGFIYEYQDLIVPQVAKALEKHEPLNFVSDYLMSAMQELGDLFGKGEVSLPHLLRSADVMKQAMGFIEGYLRYKAKQEKREQSEETVRGTIVLGTVYQDVHSIGKDLTKTLLENYGYKVIDLGVMVPLQEFIDQAKKHKANAIGMSALLVQTANHMITVARMTKEQGLDIPILTGGAAVTPRHTAFVAMMGQEDINQIRPDVFYCRTAMDGVNIMNQITTSSETREKLYQQNREALKQRYLQATKRLQEEEQKLRDLPRRIISTPFPQYPKSPRFRNRTFRMSLSKFLQYIDKQTLFSLNWKFGGKTSQEKAGHTMEELEKLFDKWISLTEKQKWIEPQAIYGLFPAKSVDNWVYVYNPENIEEILGKVEFTTVIGAGEKDLVSGSQYFRSLNDNEWDVIGIQVSTAGPSIEQGLAYFKEQGDSESYLFLQGLGDRIAEDTAEFIHRHLQNLLHIPHEHGRRWSPGYPGMTNILMNETILNILGGGASIGVSLLESGQFHPTCTTAAVISFHPEAKYT, from the coding sequence ATGCGATTTTTAGACTATATCCAAGAACAAATTTTAATTATTGATGGTGCCACAGGCACGATGGTTCAGGACCTAAATTTAGGTGTTGAATACTATGGTGGCGAACCCTACCGAATGCTTACGGATTTAATAAATTTTTCGGCACCTGAAGCAATGAAATCCATCCATCGAGCCTACTTCGAAGCAGGTAGTAGCGCTGTGGAAACCAACACCTTTGGGGCATCTCATTTGCGCCTTTCAGAGTATGATTTTACAGAATTAGATACAAAAATCTTCCCGTCTAATCCTTATAATATAACGCTACAGAAAATTAACCATAAGGAATGGAGTTATTATCTCAGCCGTCGTGGGGCTGAAATCGCATGTGAAGCACGGGAAGAATATCGGCACTCCCACAAATACGATAACAGACCCCTTTTTATTTTAGGTTCCGTAGGTCCATCCAATCGTGTATTAACTTTTTCGCGTGCAGGACTAACTCCGTCTACTTTTGAAGAAATACGCGAAAATTTCCGTATTCAGATAAAAGGTTTGTTAGATGGGGGGGTGGATGTTGTTTTATTTGAAACACAACAGGATATTCTCGAACTGAAAGCAGGTATTTTTGGTGCACGGGATGCTATGCGGGAATGTGGCAAGCATGTCCCTGTGATTGCCCAGATTACTGTTGACCCCTTTGCCCGTATGCAAATCTTTAATACGGATATTCACTCTGCTCTTGTTAGTATTGAAGCATTAGGGATTGATGTCTTTGGTATTAATTGCTCTATTGGTCCCGACTTGATGCAAACGGCTGTGGAAAAAATGTCCCGCTATGCTCATGTTCCTTTAAGCACAATACCCAATGCAGGGTTGCCTCAATCGGAAGCAGGAAAAACCGTTTTCCGATTTGCCCCAAAACCTTTTGCAGAGATTTTAAGTTCCCTCGCATTGGAATATGGCTTAAATATCGTTGGTGGTTGCTGTGGCACACGACCGGAACATATTGCAGAATTAGTGGAACGGTTAAAAGGGAAAAAGCCTGCTACTCGCAATCCATCGGATAAGATTTTCATTACAGGTGTGCAGAAGGCTGTGGCTTTAGATGCAGAGCGTTCCCTCATTCGTATAGGGGAACGGCTAAATGTCCGCGGCTCAAAAAAAGTGCGTGAAGCGGTTGAAACGGACAACGGGATAGATATGGATGCTTTGGAAGAAGTGGCTCGCGAACAGATTGACGATTTAGGATGTGAGATTATTGATGTTTGCATGGACTCCAACCATGTAAACACTGTAAAAACCCTCTCCCGAGTGGTTCACCAGATTAGTGCGGATATTAAAGGGGCCATGTGTATTGATTCATTTCAGCCAGATGCTTTAATCGAAGCTGTTCGTTATTATGCAGGTGTGCCTATTTTAAATTCCATATCTCTGGAAGAAGTAGAAGCAGGAAAAACCAAATTAGACATTCTTTTACCGCCTACAAAAGATTTCGGTTGCTTTTATGTGGCTCTTTGCACAGACTCCAAAGGACCTGCAGATACAGTTGAACGAAAAATTACCCTGGCAAAACAAATCGTTGAAAAAGCGAAGAATTATGGCGTCCCGACGCATCGTTTGTTTATTGATGTAAATGTCTTTCCTATTGGTGCCGAACCCAACGAAACACAAAATTATGCCCTGGAAACTTTACAGGGAATTGAACAGGTTCGAAAAGAATTACCCGACGCTTTTACTATTATTGGTGTAGGCAATCTAACCAATGGCTTGGCACAAAAACCTCACATGCGGAAAGTCCTTACCTCTGTTTTTTTAGACGAAGCACGAAAACGCGGTCTCCATTCTGCCATATTGAACCCACAACACTATGTTTTCGTCGAAAATCTTGACCCCGAAGATTATCGCCTTGCTAAGAAAATAATCTTTGAACGAGATATGGAATGCTTTGCAATATTGGAAGAACGGGCTTTATCGTTAAAACAAAAAGAAACCTTTAAGAAAAACAACTATGACGAATTGCCTCTGGAAACAGCTATTTGTGAAAAGATAAAGGACGGATTCAAAGAACGGGGAAAAGGACAGGTTGAATTTCAAGGATTTATTTATGAATATCAAGACTTAATCGTTCCCCAAGTCGCAAAAGCATTGGAAAAACACGAACCCTTAAACTTTGTCAGCGATTACTTAATGTCTGCTATGCAGGAATTAGGGGATTTGTTCGGTAAAGGGGAAGTGTCCTTACCCCATCTTCTCCGTTCGGCAGATGTTATGAAACAAGCCATGGGCTTTATTGAAGGCTACCTGCGTTATAAAGCAAAACAAGAAAAGCGCGAACAATCGGAAGAGACCGTGCGCGGCACTATCGTTTTAGGAACGGTGTATCAAGATGTGCATTCTATAGGTAAAGACCTAACCAAAACTTTGCTCGAAAATTACGGCTACAAAGTCATTGATTTGGGAGTTATGGTGCCATTACAGGAATTTATTGACCAGGCAAAAAAACACAAGGCTAATGCAATAGGTATGTCGGCTCTTTTGGTGCAAACAGCGAACCACATGATAACAGTAGCACGCATGACCAAAGAACAAGGGCTGGATATACCTATTCTCACGGGAGGTGCTGCGGTAACGCCACGACATACTGCCTTTGTGGCAATGATGGGGCAGGAGGATATAAACCAAATACGACCCGATGTCTTCTACTGCCGAACCGCAATGGATGGCGTAAACATTATGAATCAGATAACCACATCATCGGAAACACGCGAAAAACTATATCAACAAAATAGAGAAGCCTTAAAACAACGCTACCTTCAAGCAACAAAACGCCTTCAAGAAGAAGAACAAAAATTGCGAGATTTGCCCCGTCGTATTATTTCAACACCTTTCCCCCAATACCCAAAATCTCCCCGTTTTCGCAATCGCACCTTCCGTATGTCCCTATCCAAATTCCTGCAATATATTGATAAACAAACCCTATTCTCTCTGAATTGGAAATTCGGAGGTAAAACCAGTCAGGAGAAAGCAGGACATACAATGGAAGAATTGGAAAAACTTTTTGATAAATGGATATCGCTCACAGAAAAACAAAAATGGATAGAACCTCAGGCGATATACGGACTATTCCCTGCGAAATCGGTTGATAATTGGGTTTATGTTTATAATCCAGAAAATATAGAGGAGATTTTAGGTAAAGTTGAATTTACAACTGTTATCGGTGCCGGCGAAAAAGACCTCGTATCAGGCTCACAGTATTTCCGTTCCTTGAATGATAATGAATGGGATGTAATTGGAATACAGGTTAGCACGGCAGGACCTTCTATTGAACAAGGACTTGCCTATTTCAAAGAACAGGGAGACAGCGAATCTTACTTATTCCTTCAAGGTTTGGGAGACCGCATTGCAGAAGATACTGCGGAATTTATACATCGACATCTACAAAATTTACTCCACATCCCACACGAACATGGAAGGCGTTGGTCCCCCGGCTATCCCGGCATGACAAATATCCTGATGAACGAAACCATCCTGAACATCCTCGGCGGAGGTGCTTCCATCGGTGTTTCTTTACTGGAATCCGGACAATTCCATCCTACCTGCACTACCGCCGCGGTTATCTCATTCCATCCCGAAGCCAAATACACCTAA
- a CDS encoding M42 family metallopeptidase: protein MLSPSSKSFLYDLLTTPSPSGFEVKIQEKCKEYMTGYADEIYKDVHGNQFYVINKNAPLRVMLCGHVDEIGLMVNSIDDNGFIRVVAIGGVDIAVLPGQRVAIHSAKGAVYGVIGRKPIHLTPEKEREKSPELHELWVDIGVTSKKEAEKIVSVADPITLDVPIRELKNNSISARGLDDRIGAFVCLEAIRNLPKNKLKVAVYCVTTVQEEIGLRGAVTSAFACEPHTAIAVDVGWATDHPGIDKAKYADIKLGKGPILDKGPNINPKVLEGLIKIAQNQKIPYQLMPAPRATGTDANAIQLSRKGVATGLVGIPNRYMHTPAEIVSLTDVENAIKLIKNWILSLTPSIDFTP from the coding sequence ATGTTATCTCCTTCATCAAAATCTTTCCTCTATGATTTACTCACTACTCCAAGCCCTTCAGGTTTTGAAGTTAAAATTCAGGAGAAGTGCAAAGAATATATGACAGGCTACGCGGATGAAATCTATAAAGATGTCCACGGAAACCAATTCTATGTAATCAACAAAAATGCTCCTCTGCGTGTTATGCTCTGTGGACATGTAGATGAAATCGGGCTGATGGTCAATTCTATTGATGATAACGGTTTCATTCGTGTAGTAGCCATTGGCGGTGTTGATATTGCTGTTCTCCCCGGGCAAAGGGTAGCAATACACTCAGCAAAAGGTGCTGTATACGGTGTTATTGGCAGGAAACCTATTCATCTAACGCCGGAAAAGGAACGGGAAAAATCCCCCGAACTACATGAATTATGGGTTGATATAGGTGTTACCAGCAAAAAAGAGGCAGAAAAAATAGTATCTGTGGCAGACCCGATTACTTTAGATGTTCCTATTCGTGAACTTAAAAACAACTCGATTTCTGCCCGTGGGTTAGATGACCGTATTGGTGCTTTTGTTTGTCTTGAAGCCATACGCAATTTGCCCAAAAATAAATTAAAAGTGGCGGTTTATTGTGTTACTACGGTTCAAGAAGAAATCGGCTTGAGAGGAGCCGTTACAAGTGCTTTTGCATGCGAACCGCATACCGCCATAGCGGTTGATGTCGGCTGGGCAACAGACCACCCAGGAATTGACAAAGCCAAATATGCCGACATTAAATTAGGGAAAGGTCCTATCCTTGATAAAGGACCGAATATAAATCCAAAAGTGCTTGAAGGCTTAATTAAAATAGCCCAAAACCAGAAAATACCCTATCAACTTATGCCGGCGCCCCGTGCTACTGGAACCGATGCAAATGCTATACAATTAAGCCGTAAAGGAGTTGCCACAGGACTTGTGGGTATCCCCAACCGTTATATGCATACACCTGCAGAAATTGTCTCGTTGACAGATGTGGAAAATGCTATAAAATTAATAAAAAATTGGATACTTTCCTTGACCCCTTCTATAGATTTCACTCCATAA
- a CDS encoding M23 family metallopeptidase, with translation MKSWTIIRLPKKEGEKIHIRLSPSVFGFILLLIAVLTFFTSFLYTRQHIISTHLSELKQINRNLEYATGNGNTSPTVANGVSEEELRRIENQLRSEYESTIAVITSQLNELLEIETKARQATGLTPKYKTPAVDTTSRKEGGKGGPVGKPMNMEFQASRNSISVPTLLRSSNRLSADLILQEIALRKIGLQDLLKGVEAQNVKIERTPNSWPIAKRMGKLMSYFGYRRDPFTNRIKHHDGLDIAVPYGTQVISAGKGTVSFAGREGDYGNMVIIDHGDGIQTAYAHLSQINVTVGQKVEKGQVIGAVGSTGRSTGPHLHFEVRIGKQAVNPLKYLSR, from the coding sequence GTGAAATCATGGACAATCATCAGGCTTCCGAAAAAGGAAGGTGAGAAAATCCATATAAGGTTATCACCGAGCGTATTTGGTTTTATTTTACTTCTGATAGCGGTGCTTACCTTCTTTACTTCCTTTTTATATACACGCCAGCATATTATTTCGACACATCTGTCGGAATTGAAGCAAATTAATCGCAATCTGGAATATGCCACAGGTAATGGGAATACGAGCCCGACAGTTGCAAATGGCGTTTCAGAGGAAGAATTGCGTCGTATAGAAAATCAACTTCGTTCCGAGTATGAATCAACAATCGCCGTGATTACATCGCAGTTGAATGAATTGCTGGAAATAGAGACAAAAGCACGTCAGGCAACGGGTTTAACACCTAAATACAAGACGCCGGCGGTGGATACGACAAGCCGTAAAGAAGGAGGAAAAGGAGGTCCTGTGGGAAAGCCTATGAATATGGAATTTCAGGCAAGTCGAAATTCTATAAGTGTTCCCACTCTTTTACGCAGTTCCAATCGGCTTTCAGCAGATTTGATATTGCAGGAGATTGCCTTACGTAAAATAGGGTTGCAGGATTTGCTTAAAGGTGTGGAGGCACAGAATGTTAAGATTGAACGGACGCCGAATAGTTGGCCTATTGCGAAGCGGATGGGTAAGTTAATGTCGTATTTCGGGTATCGTAGAGACCCGTTTACCAATAGAATAAAACATCATGACGGTCTTGATATTGCAGTGCCCTATGGCACACAGGTTATATCCGCGGGTAAAGGGACGGTAAGTTTTGCGGGGCGTGAAGGAGACTATGGAAATATGGTTATCATTGACCATGGTGATGGTATACAAACGGCGTATGCTCACCTATCCCAGATAAATGTTACCGTAGGTCAAAAAGTTGAGAAAGGACAGGTTATCGGTGCGGTAGGGAGCACAGGTAGAAGTACAGGTCCTCATTTACATTTTGAAGTCCGAATTGGAAAGCAAGCTGTAAATCCGTTAAAATACTTAAGTAGATAA
- a CDS encoding PilZ domain-containing protein gives MTHTTNPEERRKYPRSKHGLKIPIESKGPGILNHVDNISANGVLCHTVQPIPLMTRMQIVVELPKPSKHRIQAEGIVVRCNKDKLGDDHFKVGIVFTRIDEKDQEKIREFVEHSLSKKDN, from the coding sequence ATGACACACACTACAAATCCTGAAGAAAGAAGGAAGTATCCCCGCAGTAAACACGGTCTGAAAATTCCCATTGAATCTAAAGGACCGGGAATACTTAATCATGTGGACAACATCAGTGCCAATGGCGTTTTGTGCCATACGGTTCAGCCCATCCCACTAATGACACGGATGCAAATCGTAGTAGAACTTCCGAAACCTTCGAAACATCGCATTCAGGCAGAAGGTATTGTTGTGCGTTGTAATAAAGATAAATTGGGAGACGACCATTTTAAAGTAGGCATTGTTTTTACACGCATAGATGAAAAGGACCAGGAAAAAATACGCGAATTTGTTGAACATAGCCTTTCTAAAAAAGATAATTAG
- a CDS encoding polymer-forming cytoskeletal protein has product MLDVRKKGPGEMDVKSIIGSGTVVNGDITSESSLRIEGEVIGKITSKDTVVIHDNGKVKAEIRAQQVIVSGEVQGNIFATERLEITASGRVIGDITAPRVSIAEGVVFEGKCTMKPPSNPVPQQK; this is encoded by the coding sequence ATGTTAGATGTAAGAAAGAAAGGTCCCGGTGAAATGGATGTAAAAAGTATAATTGGTTCTGGAACAGTAGTAAATGGTGATATAACATCGGAAAGCTCTCTCCGAATTGAAGGAGAGGTGATTGGAAAAATCACCAGTAAAGATACTGTTGTAATTCATGATAACGGTAAGGTAAAAGCAGAAATTCGGGCACAACAGGTTATCGTAAGTGGTGAGGTTCAGGGAAATATCTTTGCAACGGAACGATTGGAAATTACCGCTTCGGGTAGAGTTATTGGTGATATTACCGCTCCTCGTGTTAGTATTGCGGAGGGAGTTGTTTTTGAAGGAAAATGCACGATGAAACCTCCTTCAAATCCGGTTCCTCAGCAAAAATAA